Proteins co-encoded in one Vibrio chagasii genomic window:
- the traC gene encoding type IV secretion system protein TraC, with the protein MLNLKKRPNSLGLRHLVDDANRHQNHFHHELPYREFDTETQLFHNRKSKGFALKLSVLGGANDELVVSLNKMVMDFPQGDKWDYQLSMFGHNRVAHYLEANGDIMAKRGGICQRLAEEEVRYAGFSATHGFFHRQRHKFDLRDYDAYFFVSTIEKKTEKLDDVRAAMETALLQLGVETERIDPQGLITFTGDLLNFDAKQDRPLARDYNPFDPINRQVLSPDTEMIIKRDHIATRHTNTLGQETRGRIVSMGLSRAPTDFRLYALPEAFASIRNISRMVTCPHVLSLSFRHNVTGNFEHENNKKISDLTKTLASPMAMFSPTAGEELEERTALQKGLADKATTVCSMVLNLTLFTTKAQQRHDVQSAKEAFSATGLDIKEQVMMQSQSLLCTLPFMMSEGIWEDCGRAGRVRTLKSANVVNFFPMVLDFKRLVSGMLLPTMRGQVSFFDPFHCGSDNKNIALTGGSGAGKSFFTQGLVRSVYAKGGKCWILDKGDSYKKLTLMLGGSYLNHSNIFLNPFTHLEQVQKSAHHERGEGESVDPMKEALSNITALFATIASPHSELEGYQMAVLGDAILRAWEAHNTTTRVDDVQTELFALAKEHNDDRRIRDIAVQLNKYCAEGIYGDTFNKPSMLDPNVDITTLELEGFPDDVLRPVVFALIVSINQQMYLSGSRSTPKMCIIEEAWSLMSGTNAQTRSFINTGYRTARKFGGSFCTVTQGIADFFVNEEARASYDNSDIHITLRQGEGFEKFLQDNPKAFNEMEQGVIKSFPRAGDAGYSCVRIKAGGHTTYHRVFSDPFTRACYSTEASEFEYCENLVKQGMPSIEAIEATAQHFYGQEIEDYQHALQQQTQGNIHEA; encoded by the coding sequence ATGCTCAATTTGAAAAAGCGCCCTAATTCGTTGGGGCTTAGACACTTAGTAGACGATGCCAATCGTCACCAAAATCATTTTCATCATGAGCTGCCTTATCGAGAGTTTGATACAGAAACGCAGCTCTTCCATAACCGTAAATCAAAAGGGTTTGCACTGAAGCTCTCGGTGCTAGGCGGGGCCAACGATGAACTGGTAGTCTCACTCAACAAAATGGTCATGGATTTTCCGCAAGGGGATAAATGGGATTACCAACTGTCGATGTTTGGCCACAACCGTGTGGCGCATTACTTGGAAGCCAACGGAGATATCATGGCCAAGCGCGGCGGTATTTGTCAGCGTTTAGCCGAAGAGGAAGTGCGTTATGCGGGCTTCTCTGCAACCCATGGCTTCTTTCATCGTCAGCGTCACAAGTTTGATTTACGAGATTACGACGCGTATTTCTTTGTGTCTACGATAGAAAAGAAGACTGAAAAGTTGGACGATGTGCGAGCGGCCATGGAAACGGCATTGCTCCAACTGGGGGTCGAAACAGAACGCATTGATCCACAAGGCTTGATCACCTTTACGGGCGATCTCTTGAATTTTGATGCCAAACAAGACAGACCGCTCGCGCGTGATTACAACCCTTTCGATCCCATTAACCGCCAAGTGCTCTCCCCTGACACTGAAATGATCATCAAGCGGGACCACATCGCTACGCGTCACACGAATACTTTGGGCCAAGAAACTCGTGGTCGTATTGTGAGTATGGGCCTTTCTCGCGCCCCGACTGACTTTCGGTTGTACGCCTTGCCTGAAGCGTTTGCATCGATTCGTAATATTTCACGGATGGTGACGTGCCCTCATGTGTTGTCCCTGAGTTTTCGTCACAACGTGACGGGGAACTTTGAACATGAGAACAACAAAAAAATCAGTGATTTGACGAAAACACTGGCCTCCCCCATGGCCATGTTCTCGCCAACGGCAGGCGAAGAGCTTGAAGAGCGTACGGCTCTGCAAAAGGGGTTAGCGGATAAAGCGACGACGGTGTGTTCGATGGTATTGAACCTGACTTTATTCACAACGAAAGCACAACAACGCCACGATGTGCAGTCAGCTAAAGAAGCGTTTTCCGCTACAGGACTCGACATTAAAGAGCAGGTGATGATGCAGAGCCAAAGCTTGCTCTGTACGCTGCCATTTATGATGAGCGAGGGCATTTGGGAAGACTGTGGCCGAGCTGGCCGCGTTCGAACGTTGAAAAGTGCCAATGTGGTCAATTTCTTCCCGATGGTATTGGATTTTAAACGCTTAGTCAGTGGTATGTTACTGCCGACCATGCGTGGCCAAGTTTCTTTTTTCGATCCGTTTCATTGTGGCAGTGATAACAAAAACATCGCGCTTACCGGCGGCTCTGGGGCGGGAAAAAGTTTCTTTACTCAAGGCTTGGTGCGTAGCGTGTACGCCAAAGGTGGCAAGTGTTGGATTTTGGATAAAGGAGACAGTTACAAAAAGCTCACGCTGATGTTGGGGGGCTCTTACTTAAACCACAGCAACATATTCCTCAATCCTTTTACGCACCTCGAACAAGTGCAAAAGAGCGCCCATCATGAGCGTGGGGAGGGGGAGAGTGTCGATCCGATGAAAGAAGCCCTCAGTAACATCACCGCGCTGTTTGCAACCATCGCCTCGCCACACTCAGAACTGGAAGGGTATCAAATGGCGGTGCTTGGGGATGCTATTTTACGGGCCTGGGAAGCACATAACACCACTACGCGCGTCGATGATGTCCAGACGGAGTTGTTCGCTTTGGCCAAAGAGCATAATGATGACCGCCGCATTCGCGATATCGCTGTCCAGTTGAATAAATACTGCGCTGAAGGGATTTACGGCGACACCTTCAACAAACCGTCGATGCTCGATCCGAATGTTGACATCACCACGCTTGAGTTGGAAGGGTTTCCTGATGATGTCCTACGACCGGTTGTCTTTGCGCTTATCGTCTCGATAAACCAGCAGATGTACCTATCAGGATCTCGTTCAACGCCTAAGATGTGCATTATTGAAGAGGCTTGGAGCTTGATGTCAGGTACGAACGCGCAAACGCGTAGTTTCATCAACACCGGCTATCGCACGGCTCGAAAGTTCGGAGGATCGTTTTGTACCGTGACGCAGGGCATTGCCGATTTCTTTGTTAACGAAGAAGCGCGGGCCTCCTACGATAACTCGGACATTCACATTACGCTGCGCCAGGGTGAAGGGTTTGAAAAGTTTTTGCAAGACAACCCAAAAGCGTTCAATGAAATGGAGCAAGGGGTCATCAAAAGCTTTCCACGGGCAGGCGACGCGGGTTATAGCTGCGTTCGCATCAAAGCGGGTGGCCACACGACCTATCATCGCGTCTTTTCCGATCCCTTCACTCGCGCTTGCTATAGCACCGAAGCCAGCGAATTTGAATACTGTGAAAACCTGGTTAAGCAAGGTATGCCGAGCATCGAAGCGATTGAGGCGACCGCGCAGCATTTTTACGGTCAAGAAATTGAAGACTACCAACACGCTCTGCAACAACAAACTCAAGGGAACATTCATGAAGCTTGA
- a CDS encoding type II toxin-antitoxin system PemK/MazF family toxin codes for MAQYIPKRNDIIWLDFEPVKGKEIGKYRPALVLSSKEYNQQTGLLICCPISTSIRGQATEVPVMNLDKPSVVASSLIQTLSWKDRNAKKITTAENGVMEDVLLRLIPLIGAESLFEE; via the coding sequence ATGGCTCAGTACATCCCTAAACGTAATGACATTATCTGGTTAGATTTTGAACCCGTGAAAGGCAAGGAGATCGGTAAATACCGTCCTGCTCTTGTCCTTTCAAGTAAAGAATATAATCAGCAAACGGGGTTACTTATCTGTTGTCCGATTAGTACCAGTATTCGAGGTCAAGCTACCGAGGTTCCGGTAATGAATTTGGATAAACCTAGTGTCGTGGCATCAAGTTTGATTCAAACACTCTCTTGGAAAGACCGTAACGCGAAGAAGATAACCACCGCTGAAAACGGTGTGATGGAAGATGTTTTACTAAGACTTATCCCGTTGATTGGGGCTGAGTCTCTGTTTGAAGAATAA
- a CDS encoding helix-turn-helix domain-containing protein, with translation MNKDNKIISHKAIQKHLQIYLEPMLLDKAQNTDVSWVMAMVKDEVFKAVIVHTRGNQTKAAKLLGISRSNFAVKIKDTASQRQGR, from the coding sequence ATGAACAAAGATAATAAAATCATTAGCCACAAGGCTATCCAGAAACACTTACAAATCTACCTTGAACCGATGTTGCTCGATAAAGCCCAAAATACTGATGTTTCTTGGGTCATGGCGATGGTCAAAGATGAAGTTTTTAAAGCAGTAATTGTGCATACTCGTGGCAATCAAACAAAAGCCGCGAAGTTATTGGGCATTAGTCGTAGTAACTTCGCTGTAAAAATCAAAGACACAGCCTCTCAACGACAAGGTAGGTGA
- the traA gene encoding type IV conjugative transfer system pilin TraA encodes MQVKTTSSNKRQALPLLTIAAVAAVVLSEPALATSTATDLFASGKDMVKKNAGDGSGVETAMLGFSALSAAVVGITSRNWFGAVGGFVGGMIFWELAKPIVGLA; translated from the coding sequence ATGCAAGTCAAAACTACTTCGTCAAACAAACGTCAAGCCCTTCCATTGCTCACGATTGCAGCAGTTGCAGCGGTTGTCCTTTCTGAACCCGCACTCGCTACAAGCACAGCCACGGATCTATTCGCCTCGGGCAAAGATATGGTGAAAAAGAACGCCGGTGACGGCTCGGGGGTGGAAACGGCAATGTTAGGTTTTTCTGCTCTCAGTGCTGCGGTGGTTGGTATTACATCGCGTAACTGGTTCGGCGCGGTTGGCGGCTTCGTCGGCGGCATGATTTTTTGGGAGCTGGCGAAACCAATCGTTGGTTTAGCTTAA
- a CDS encoding TrbI/VirB10 family protein: protein MFDKLKERYFTDREGDFDQGGVINDDTAQRNKRITTVAVSVLCLIVMGVWMYARPKPVDDVEQVEPVEFGAIVDQGFTEKDNQSALSQQQLLIATLQKQMREFQEDMTALEAETQRRIEVAKTDTATLVEDQVRIEMQDKVDGLQRTIEEMKAHTASPMDTDYPFDSEQERLAMVGGDEVFGQAKLPPRPSISSDNNPDIDTMSYQPRQQRSFVNSQFDSTDFTWAEDEEQARRTTDNFVPTGTFVTALVTGGADANAGVMGQGDTTPIVFQTMNQGVLPNGKPSKLKDCTVTGAVYGEISSSRGIVRTNRLSCILENDEILDVPVKGTAFNFGRNGIRGTTILKNGKVVQMAGISGILTGLGEAGKGASQTTSTSALGTTSSVSGEDFGLNLLGNATASVGAKLADYYIGLAEMYHPIVEINPGSMVNIVFLEGFPLDPLEAAEYEQSQKEDNASQSNQVMEVISSVTQNPLANQIQSKGIQVPRSPFGQP, encoded by the coding sequence ATGTTCGATAAATTAAAAGAGCGTTATTTTACTGACCGCGAGGGCGATTTTGACCAAGGTGGTGTGATCAATGATGACACAGCACAGCGCAACAAACGCATCACGACGGTCGCTGTATCGGTGCTTTGTCTCATCGTGATGGGCGTGTGGATGTATGCCCGTCCCAAACCCGTTGATGATGTTGAACAGGTAGAGCCTGTCGAGTTCGGAGCGATTGTCGATCAAGGCTTCACCGAAAAAGACAACCAATCGGCTCTGTCTCAGCAACAACTGCTGATCGCTACGTTACAGAAGCAGATGCGGGAGTTTCAGGAAGATATGACGGCGCTCGAAGCGGAGACACAGCGCCGCATAGAGGTTGCCAAAACGGACACCGCCACTTTGGTTGAGGATCAGGTCAGAATTGAAATGCAGGACAAGGTGGACGGTCTGCAACGTACAATCGAAGAGATGAAAGCCCATACCGCTTCACCAATGGATACGGACTACCCATTTGATTCGGAGCAAGAGCGTCTTGCCATGGTCGGAGGCGATGAGGTGTTTGGTCAAGCTAAGTTACCTCCACGTCCAAGTATCTCGTCGGATAACAACCCTGACATTGATACCATGTCCTACCAACCTCGTCAGCAACGTTCCTTTGTCAACAGTCAGTTTGACAGTACCGATTTCACCTGGGCAGAAGATGAAGAGCAAGCGCGCCGTACGACGGACAACTTTGTGCCAACGGGGACGTTCGTGACCGCCCTTGTGACCGGCGGTGCCGACGCCAATGCAGGGGTCATGGGGCAAGGCGATACCACGCCTATCGTATTTCAAACCATGAACCAAGGTGTGCTGCCAAACGGTAAGCCATCCAAACTTAAAGACTGCACCGTCACGGGAGCCGTGTATGGTGAAATTTCTTCATCTCGTGGGATCGTACGTACCAATCGTCTCAGTTGCATTTTAGAGAATGATGAGATTCTAGACGTCCCGGTGAAAGGCACGGCCTTTAACTTTGGACGCAATGGCATTCGAGGTACCACCATCTTAAAAAATGGCAAGGTGGTTCAAATGGCTGGGATATCTGGAATTTTAACGGGACTTGGAGAAGCGGGTAAGGGCGCATCCCAAACGACCTCTACGTCTGCTCTGGGAACAACAAGCAGCGTTTCTGGCGAAGATTTTGGCTTGAACTTATTGGGTAATGCTACGGCGTCCGTGGGGGCGAAGCTCGCGGATTATTACATTGGCCTTGCTGAAATGTACCACCCGATTGTGGAAATCAACCCAGGCTCGATGGTGAACATTGTGTTCTTAGAGGGGTTTCCTCTCGATCCATTGGAGGCCGCTGAGTACGAGCAATCTCAAAAAGAGGACAACGCTTCCCAATCCAACCAAGTCATGGAGGTCATCAGCAGCGTGACCCAAAATCCATTAGCCAATCAAATTCAATCGAAAGGCATTCAAGTGCCACGCTCTCCGTTCGGTCAACCGTAA
- a CDS encoding FRG domain-containing protein produces MNKLMTTYRVESVEVLHKLFSCHSSRDGFGYWFRGQADSNWELIPSSGRDEYLLPKDRNRDLGRCTEWANSAVALCELPESFIETLSIAQHHGLATRLLDWTLNPLVACFFAVSSELERDAAIYILESISMCDRAQSTMTREQLSGHEGVICYQPKAINKRLNSQKGLFTVHCPPTIPFPVSKSAFHHDTTMIKRYIIPSDLKKEIRDMLDNYGVNEASLFPDLDGLANYVNRKTRNMI; encoded by the coding sequence TTGAACAAATTAATGACAACCTACAGAGTTGAATCTGTCGAAGTTTTACACAAATTATTTAGTTGCCACTCTAGTCGTGATGGCTTTGGCTACTGGTTTAGAGGTCAAGCCGATTCAAATTGGGAACTTATACCATCAAGCGGTAGAGATGAATACCTACTACCTAAAGACCGTAATAGAGATCTCGGGCGATGCACTGAGTGGGCTAATTCGGCGGTAGCGCTTTGTGAGTTACCAGAAAGTTTTATCGAAACACTTTCCATTGCACAGCATCATGGGTTAGCAACTCGACTGCTAGATTGGACACTAAATCCATTAGTTGCGTGTTTTTTTGCAGTTTCAAGCGAGCTTGAACGTGATGCTGCTATATACATATTAGAGTCCATATCTATGTGTGACCGAGCTCAGAGCACTATGACAAGAGAACAATTATCAGGTCATGAGGGTGTGATCTGTTACCAGCCCAAAGCGATCAACAAAAGGCTGAACAGTCAAAAAGGTCTCTTTACCGTTCATTGCCCACCGACAATCCCTTTTCCTGTTTCTAAATCAGCATTTCACCATGACACGACAATGATAAAACGTTACATCATACCGTCGGATTTAAAGAAAGAAATAAGGGATATGTTAGATAACTATGGTGTTAACGAAGCTTCTTTGTTTCCTGATTTAGATGGCTTGGCTAACTACGTGAATCGCAAAACGCGTAATATGATATAA
- a CDS encoding AbrB/MazE/SpoVT family DNA-binding domain-containing protein, producing the protein MRTQVRKIGNSLGNIIPATFIRQLGLVEGADIEVKADGKKITIEPIKRPKKRFPFSEKELLNGLDAHTAHADELAVVSGKELGE; encoded by the coding sequence ATGCGCACTCAAGTACGAAAAATTGGCAATAGTCTTGGCAACATAATTCCTGCTACGTTCATTCGTCAGCTTGGTTTGGTTGAAGGGGCTGATATTGAGGTTAAAGCCGATGGTAAAAAAATCACTATCGAACCAATCAAACGCCCGAAGAAACGCTTTCCGTTCAGCGAAAAAGAACTTCTGAACGGCTTAGATGCTCATACGGCACATGCTGACGAATTAGCGGTTGTTTCTGGTAAGGAGTTAGGCGAGTAA
- a CDS encoding tyrosine-type recombinase/integrase, whose product MTKARAKAKSLTPSQIRKLLVRCQLMQNPELKRVVLALSFSTLRVSELAQLTVDDVLMPTGKIKEEIYLRASLCKRRKPRSIWLSKLAKQMIQEWVDYRKSHNWATTFNNSYQGLNPLSKLVLNNRARSYSMKRKTRINQAGEQVDYQACDVLELMIRNIYQRSGLKGCSSHTGRRSYGSNMNAQGIELNAIQRALGHAEPSMSLEYIDISTNQLSKAAELAL is encoded by the coding sequence ATGACTAAAGCTAGAGCCAAAGCAAAAAGCCTTACCCCGTCACAAATTCGCAAGTTACTTGTTCGATGCCAACTAATGCAAAACCCTGAGCTAAAGCGTGTGGTTTTGGCCTTGTCTTTTTCGACTTTGCGAGTCTCTGAACTCGCCCAACTCACAGTTGATGATGTACTGATGCCTACTGGCAAAATTAAAGAAGAGATCTACCTTAGAGCTTCACTGTGTAAACGAAGAAAGCCCCGTTCTATCTGGTTAAGTAAATTAGCCAAACAAATGATCCAAGAGTGGGTTGATTACCGAAAGTCGCACAATTGGGCAACCACTTTTAACAACAGCTACCAGGGACTAAACCCGCTAAGTAAACTTGTGTTGAACAATCGTGCACGTAGCTACTCAATGAAGCGTAAAACTAGAATAAATCAGGCAGGTGAACAGGTTGATTATCAGGCTTGTGATGTACTGGAGTTGATGATCAGGAATATCTATCAGCGGAGCGGATTAAAAGGCTGTAGTAGCCACACAGGGCGTAGAAGTTACGGTTCGAACATGAATGCTCAAGGGATTGAGTTAAACGCAATACAAAGAGCATTAGGCCATGCTGAACCGTCAATGAGTTTGGAGTACATCGACATTTCAACGAACCAATTATCTAAAGCGGCTGAACTAGCATTGTAG
- the traE gene encoding type IV conjugative transfer system protein TraE: protein MEISNKKDMLAMSKLLNVFLAVGFLTASVTCIGLGGALAYQSSKASRTLVPPTMSKAFSVSSGDVDEAYLTLMGSYFLHLKYDITPANVTRQYGLLLNYVPPDYWPSVQPTLISDAQQIMDSNISSRFVADKDGTLVALDSMQFKQSGMLHKSVGDRALEPEPVTYVVQMAYPNGILELVGIKKEGVKE, encoded by the coding sequence ATGGAAATTTCAAATAAGAAAGACATGTTAGCAATGAGTAAGTTGCTTAATGTGTTTTTGGCCGTGGGTTTTCTCACGGCCAGCGTCACATGTATAGGTTTAGGTGGCGCACTCGCTTACCAGTCTTCTAAAGCCAGTCGGACGCTGGTTCCCCCCACGATGTCTAAAGCTTTTTCCGTGTCCAGTGGCGATGTTGATGAGGCGTATTTAACTTTGATGGGCAGCTACTTTCTCCACCTGAAGTACGACATCACTCCGGCCAATGTGACTCGTCAGTATGGATTGTTACTCAACTATGTACCGCCGGACTATTGGCCGTCTGTTCAACCGACGTTGATCTCCGACGCGCAGCAAATCATGGACAGCAACATATCCAGTCGTTTCGTGGCCGATAAGGACGGCACCTTAGTGGCGTTGGATTCCATGCAATTTAAACAATCGGGCATGCTCCATAAGAGTGTGGGTGATCGAGCTTTAGAGCCTGAGCCTGTGACTTACGTGGTTCAAATGGCGTATCCCAACGGGATTTTGGAACTGGTCGGTATCAAAAAAGAAGGAGTCAAAGAGTGA
- a CDS encoding recombinase family protein, translating into MYIFGYLRASTSEQDAERAKSILSDFVEQKGMRVAAWYVEQESGASLQRPKLLQLLNDAKKGDVIIIEQIDRLSRLNEASWSKLKEMLYKKELKVISLDLPTSHIALAPEISDEFTNSMIKAINNMMMDMLAAISRKDYEDRRRRQKQGIDKAKKEGKYQGRKPDLELHEKIYKLRVGNQMSINETAKMIGVSARTVVRVVKKMNAQREGE; encoded by the coding sequence ATGTACATATTTGGATACCTAAGAGCATCAACAAGTGAGCAGGATGCAGAAAGAGCAAAAAGCATTCTTTCTGATTTTGTCGAACAAAAAGGTATGCGTGTTGCTGCTTGGTATGTTGAGCAAGAATCTGGTGCTTCACTGCAAAGACCTAAATTACTTCAATTACTCAATGATGCTAAAAAAGGGGATGTCATCATCATTGAGCAGATTGATAGACTCTCACGTTTAAATGAAGCAAGTTGGTCTAAATTGAAGGAAATGCTGTACAAAAAGGAATTGAAAGTCATCAGCCTAGACTTACCGACCAGTCACATTGCACTGGCCCCGGAAATTTCAGATGAGTTCACGAACTCAATGATCAAAGCCATCAATAACATGATGATGGACATGTTGGCTGCAATTTCTCGAAAAGATTATGAAGACAGACGCCGACGCCAAAAGCAAGGTATCGATAAGGCTAAGAAAGAAGGGAAGTATCAAGGAAGAAAGCCAGATTTAGAGCTGCATGAAAAAATCTACAAGCTTAGAGTGGGTAACCAGATGAGCATCAACGAGACAGCCAAAATGATAGGCGTCTCAGCGAGAACCGTTGTACGTGTCGTTAAGAAGATGAATGCTCAGCGCGAAGGTGAGTAG
- a CDS encoding TraY domain-containing protein, with protein MDETCNSLLTQSSKKNERPKRKEAAARLKDHLLRFGGSWSERK; from the coding sequence ATGGACGAGACTTGTAATAGTCTTCTTACTCAATCTTCAAAGAAGAATGAGCGTCCTAAAAGGAAAGAAGCGGCTGCTCGTCTAAAAGATCATTTGCTCCGGTTTGGTGGTAGTTGGTCTGAGAGAAAGTAG
- the traL gene encoding type IV conjugative transfer system protein TraL: MENKAQYYAIPKYLNSPKRSFGLPREEVLPAMGIFALGFFAKHYGIGFVLAACWFMGLRYLKTQYGEHIVAYATYWWGSAAINQRIFKHTPPAIKRYWLS, from the coding sequence ATGGAGAATAAAGCCCAATATTATGCGATCCCTAAGTACCTCAACTCCCCTAAGCGTTCGTTTGGCCTGCCTCGTGAAGAAGTGTTACCCGCAATGGGCATTTTTGCGCTCGGCTTTTTTGCCAAGCATTACGGCATTGGTTTTGTTCTTGCGGCCTGCTGGTTCATGGGGCTTCGGTATTTAAAGACGCAATATGGTGAACACATCGTCGCCTACGCTACTTACTGGTGGGGCAGTGCGGCGATAAATCAACGGATTTTCAAACATACCCCCCCTGCCATTAAGCGCTACTGGTTGTCATAA
- a CDS encoding helix-turn-helix domain-containing protein, producing MTNKISESIKRYRLKKGFSQDMLANLVGVTKSTISQWELGKSTPKSGNLLKLDAAFGDGGTWRKEDNAGTHHARYITINICEETSQAHPHLPKDIIVQKNDLPMDVNCDELIYTSAIGDSMKPVLEDHSIIVVDKTKRTIVDGKMYLFLEEGVIRVKILSYSKGNVKASAYSDTYCDENYTMSEFKKNKIIGQIILYSTKVD from the coding sequence ATGACAAACAAAATCAGCGAGAGCATAAAGAGATACAGGTTAAAGAAGGGATTTAGCCAAGATATGTTAGCTAACTTGGTAGGAGTGACCAAATCAACAATCTCACAATGGGAGCTCGGCAAATCAACCCCGAAAAGTGGCAATCTATTAAAACTGGATGCTGCATTTGGGGACGGCGGAACATGGCGCAAGGAAGACAACGCAGGCACTCACCATGCTAGATATATCACTATTAACATCTGCGAAGAAACCTCTCAAGCGCACCCTCACTTGCCCAAGGACATCATCGTGCAGAAAAATGATCTTCCAATGGATGTCAATTGTGATGAGCTGATATACACCAGTGCAATTGGTGATTCTATGAAACCTGTACTAGAAGACCATTCCATCATTGTAGTGGACAAAACAAAGCGAACAATTGTAGACGGTAAAATGTACCTCTTTCTCGAAGAAGGGGTAATAAGAGTCAAAATCCTTTCATATTCAAAAGGGAACGTTAAGGCTTCGGCATATAGCGACACGTACTGTGATGAAAATTACACAATGAGCGAATTTAAGAAAAACAAAATCATTGGGCAAATCATACTCTACTCGACAAAAGTTGACTAA
- the traV gene encoding type IV conjugative transfer system lipoprotein TraV → MHKVFVLLPLLLGGCAAGLGEDFSCSKVGGVPGCTTMDEIRRHPNGIPTPGKVKTAPENVFMTLPRRDRHGVPSRTDDEVRKVTIFPFKDSQGHYVDTTDIYIVLDDSRWSGRPATAIWKD, encoded by the coding sequence ATGCATAAAGTTTTTGTCCTTCTTCCTCTACTGCTGGGCGGCTGCGCGGCGGGGTTAGGGGAAGATTTCAGTTGCTCTAAAGTCGGCGGTGTTCCTGGCTGTACCACCATGGATGAAATTCGACGCCACCCTAACGGTATCCCAACGCCTGGCAAAGTCAAAACGGCTCCTGAGAACGTCTTTATGACGTTGCCACGTCGAGACCGTCATGGTGTTCCGTCACGTACCGATGATGAAGTAAGAAAGGTCACCATTTTTCCATTTAAAGATTCGCAAGGTCATTACGTCGATACCACCGATATTTACATTGTCCTCGATGACAGTCGCTGGTCTGGGCGACCGGCAACCGCGATTTGGAAGGATTAA
- the traK gene encoding type-F conjugative transfer system secretin TraK, whose product MVALLMAFLSPVAAAENVAKRQLDFTDGDTIPVTLSSLNINRLLVKGDKIVNITCPSGFCTSSANQKDKTGSVSLKVNIQLPFNVHVTTLKGRVFSLFVNPKATPSVVTEFVPSDAAREQASVFDRGFDYPTSLAEFTKKMMHYQRDSTPISGFSVHPVDPKTLPPVKGDLPLIPQVVFVGDDYSGIIYEVRNHSGDNVTLTTAQFYSYSARSAALDRLTLGPNESTHLYLVTGGGVSDVR is encoded by the coding sequence ATGGTGGCGTTACTCATGGCATTTTTGAGCCCAGTAGCGGCAGCAGAGAATGTTGCCAAGCGTCAACTGGACTTCACGGATGGTGATACCATACCGGTCACGCTGTCCTCTCTTAATATCAACCGATTGCTCGTCAAGGGCGATAAAATTGTAAACATCACCTGCCCCAGCGGCTTTTGTACGTCCTCTGCCAATCAGAAAGACAAAACGGGTTCAGTCTCGCTGAAAGTCAATATTCAGCTTCCGTTCAACGTTCACGTGACCACTTTAAAAGGGCGCGTTTTCTCGTTGTTTGTTAACCCGAAGGCGACCCCGTCTGTGGTGACAGAGTTCGTTCCATCCGATGCTGCCCGTGAACAAGCGTCGGTCTTTGACCGAGGATTTGACTACCCGACCTCTTTGGCCGAATTTACCAAAAAAATGATGCACTACCAACGTGACTCCACGCCGATATCGGGATTTTCGGTGCACCCTGTTGATCCCAAGACGTTGCCACCCGTTAAGGGGGATTTACCCCTCATCCCACAAGTGGTGTTTGTGGGGGATGATTACTCAGGGATCATTTATGAGGTGCGAAACCATTCTGGTGACAATGTCACGCTGACAACTGCACAATTTTACAGCTACTCGGCGCGAAGCGCTGCGTTAGACCGTTTAACACTTGGGCCCAATGAAAGTACTCATTTGTACTTAGTTACGGGCGGAGGGGTCAGTGATGTTCGATAA